One Gossypium arboreum isolate Shixiya-1 chromosome 13, ASM2569848v2, whole genome shotgun sequence genomic window, AACATGACCAGTATCATTGACACGAAGTGTCACTATTCCATTCAACATGGGATCATCTTTTGCAACATCAACACTGtccaaaaaattaattaattaattaatcaaaacatatataatttatattaaatgaaTTGAATATAATGTGATTTAAATAATTCACCTTGTCATATACCACAAATAATCACTAGCATCATTTGCCATATCCTTTTGATCAACAATCTTGTTAACGGAAATATCTCCCCTTCCTTGAACAGAAGTCGATTCGATCAACTCAGGTCGCCATGTCCATTTCAAAGAACTTGGTTCATCTTCAGCTTTGTTCAATTTCTTAACCATCAATGAAGTTTGAGCAGAaacctaattttaaaaaaaaaaatataaacccATTAATAATCATAACATATTTATCATAATTATAATAACCCAAAACACGAAAATAGGATTTACCTTAGCGGTATTATATGCTTCCTCCCTACAATCTGGAAGGATACTAATAGACCATGCTGGAACAAAGTAATTAATGCCTCCGAAGTTGACATTTGCATCTGTTTTGGTATTTGTATTGCTCAAAAAGCAACTTGATTTCTCCTTTGTTTGATAAATAGTAGCCTAAATCAcatatataattaagaacaataattagaataaaatgataaatatttattattttttcaagtaaattaaatttattaccatGACTAAATTGTTGAGTTTTTCATTTTTAACTTCCCCATTTGTAAGAGTATACTCAATGGAATGTAAAACATCATGAAGCCGCTTCAAATGTCCCCATTTTGGTTGGTTCAAATTtcctaataaaaattaataattaattaaaataattataatttataaatatatatatatatatacattcaaaggCATGAAATTACCATATTCATCAAGAGGTGCATTATAATCATATGTAGTGGTAATATATGGGCCACCAGAAGTTCTACCAAAATTGGTACCACCATGATACTAAAAAAAAGTGGAAAACAAAAGGGTTAAttagtaaaatttaattattaattttaagaatttaatttcaaaaaaatcaCTTGCCATGTAATAATTTTGTAGTGTACCACCCTTTTGGAAAAATCGAGCAACAGAGTAAGCAAGATCTTCTGCTGTTCTAAAAGGGTCTGGACCACCCCAACTCTTAAAcctaaaatcaattaaaataaaatttaatttaaattttataatttaaattaaattgggAACAattttaagaagaaaaaaaaattcaccATCCAGTCCAATTTTCAGTCCACATTTTAGGGGTATTAGAGTCTTTTGGTTTGTATTCATCACAATACCAACCATTGCATGTCTCCAACTACAATtataattaaacaaaacaaaatcaaaattcaattatTGTCACAAAAAAATGTAtctctaaataaaataatatagtaaaaataaattaaatatagtaCCATAGGCTTTGGTGGAGCAGCTTGTTGACACATGATCCACGGGACACCAATATCAAGAGAATCAGCCATTTGGGCACACCAATTAATATATGATTTCCCATCATCTCCGTATGGTTCCATAACATTCCCATATTCATTCTCAACCTATATGtacattttattttgatattatttaaataaataataaaaataaaaataattaaacataaagtTTTATCATATATACCTGAGCTAGAATGATATTTCCTCCTTGGGATGCAAATAGTTTCTCTTTTTCACCATATCAACTATTAATGTTGTAAAGTTTTTCATTTCATTCTAAAAATAAGAAATATTAAAcacattatttatatataaaataaacaaaaataaaaaagaatttttatttttaaaaaaattattgaaaattaaaagaattaccATAAAGACATCATTTTTAGTACGGAGAGAAATTCTAGGCATACTATGTAACCATACAGGAAAGCctctaataaaaaataataacaaaactaTTAGTACTGAAAACCTAGTtagataatttattaaataacataattagttaaaatttaaaaataaattaatttacccATAATTCCACTCAGCACAGGTATAAGGTCCAATTCGAAGAATTGCATATAAACCTTGGTCTTGAATCGTTTTAAGAAATCGAATAAGATCAAGACTTCCACTAAAATCATACTGACGACGAGTTGGCTCATGTGCATTCCAAAACACATATGTTTCAACCGCATCCAATCCACCTTCTTTGGCTTTTCTTATAAGATCCGGCCACatctaataaaaaaaaaatcaaccaatcaatcattcaaaatcaaattataaaaaaaaatcccGAATAATTCAAATGTAAATTATTACCTGAGCAGTACTTCTCGGATAATGAATCGAACCCGAAAGGATAATTCTATGATTTCCATCAATGATAATAGATCTTGAATCATGAGTTACATTAAGCGCATTCGAATGAAataagatgaaaagaaaaataaaagcagtaaataaaatattaaatatattcatTTTCTTATCCAGTAGAGCAAAAGAAAAAGTGTTTTGAGTGAAAAAAGAGAcgagtatgataatgtatttatAAGGGCAGTAATTGAATTCATATCAAAGACTAGATTTTCAAAAGATATTTACTTTGATTTATTTGCTATTTTAATTAGATTTATATAATTAGTGAAATCAATAGGTTATCATTAAATAGATTTTGGATTTAATAATATGAGTGTTGAAACTTGAGTTTTAATTCTATGTAACaacattaattaaatatttttttaattataattaattgagattTTTGTATCTATATATtaaattaaggtttcttttagaGTTTTAGATTTGTCATGATAATtcagtttaaaatttaaataaaatttttttaagtgtcTATTTCATGTCATCATTATATTTTGTGTGAAGTAGTATAAacgtttttttttttgacaaattcCTTATAAATTAGTAATTCgttttaaatcaaattttgtaTATACAAAATTGTGGACGATGTTGTATGAACTATAAAATCGAGCAACCAGATTCAAACAAAAACTCCCAACTAATTCAGACAATATACTACAACTCAAAACTCTCGTAATGTGTTTATCAATCGTCTTGGTTAGGACAACATGATTGTGAGCAACAATGAAGGCAGCCGATGCATGCCAGGGCGGTGCATAGCTGTGTTAACGTGGTGGCACATTGATTATTCATCTTCGAACAACACCGAATGCATCCCATGCAACAGCATCGATTACATATCCCACCGAAGTAATTCGAGGTTGTCTTAATAAATATCTTGGCAACTTCGGGCAATTCTGGTTCTTGAGATCCAGGACGAATGTTTTCGGCAGTTGCAATCAGGTCACCAAAGCCAACTGAAAGTCTTTGAAGCAGTATCATTTCGGGCAGTTCGGATTCCACGACTATGTGTGGATCACCTTTCTTCTGGTATGCCAAAAACATTAACAGGGAATGAGAAAGCAGCCTTAGCAATGTTTGTagagaaaatatgaaaataaacgaAGAAACCCCGGCATACTCTGTTTAGAAAATATAGTGATATATACCAGGGTGTCGTATTATACGAGGCAAAAGCATACCTTCCAAGCTCCAAAATGTTTCAGGGTTTTGAGCATTTTATTTTTCTCGAGAAGGGTCATTCGGGTATACTCGGAGATGTTGCAAGTCTGTATGCTCAACTTTGCAACCTGCAAACAACAAAATCATTAGCATTAGCAACAGTTTTTTTACTACTAAGAAATGCGGAGATCCAAACTAGTGAAACAAATCGAACACATTCCCAATCACGCAGTCTCGTTTAAGTGGCCACTGAGCAATTAGTAAAGGGTATCTCCATGATAACTTTTCACATCGCTGGTAAATGATACGGGACAGTCGCGATTCAGCTAACCCCAGGCTATAATATTATCCATAATAACTTTTCGCATTGGTAGTACTCAAGTCATAGTAGTTGCGATCCAAAAGCATTCTCCCACAGATTTTGGATGAAAAAAAATGCTAGAATATTTAGAAACGAACCTCCTCCTCGAACCGTTTATTTTCTGAAAACCAAGCCTGAGCTGTTAGTAGATCAATCTGTCGTCTTGCTAACACCTGTTAGATAAAACAGGAAATTATGAAGTACTTCCATGCGCAAATCATTCACGTATACAGGTAAAACATATATAAACTATTGATGAAAAGCGGCAGTTAGTATTGCAATGAGCAATGATGATGTCAAACTACGAACAACCCGGTGGAAGATAATAAACATTAAAGGGTCTTTAACGCATGACGCGCCCACAAAGGAAGCTATATCGATAAAACCAGCTGACTAGTATGTGTCTTACGCTGTCAAGAGGTATATCCTTAGCCCTCTGTATCTTCAAGTCCATTGTAAAGCTACTCAAATCACCTAATATACCTGTAACTTTAAGGTTGTCGGGAAAACTGCCTTGGTACCTCCCGTATATGGTCAATGGACTTTCAAGTGAAAGGTCAGGAATCCGTGAAGAGTACACCTGCCGAGGACATTGTAAAGAAACCCAAATCAGAAGAAAACCTAAATTGGAATGGCCATTGCAAAAAAGTAACTAATCGGAGCAATTAGGCATACATAATAACCATCATGATGTATATCAGTGATATTCAGGTAAATAAAACATAGAAAGGCAGATATGAGGTAAATAGGATGCCGTATATGAATGAAACTGATACAGGGGGGGGACGAACGTACCTCTATTTCTTCACGATCATCAAATGCATCAATGGTGATGTTTGTGAGAACAGTAGATAAACCTTTgctaaataatttattcatctgAACCTCAATAGAATCTGAAAGAACAGAAAAAATAATTAGTAAGATTAATGAAATATGACGAGAACTTTTGTATATCCTTACAATTTAAGGATTTAGCCTATGGTTCAGACTTATGCTCGTAGAATTTGGGAATTCCAAATATTTATTTGGCTGGAGGTTCAAATGTAAAATGTCAAAGTGCATACAACCTAAATCGAAAGCAGCATCGTATTCCCCCCGGCCAATCATGGCAAGCATGCGCAGGAAATAATGATTACAGAATGAACCTGAAACATTCCCATTTCCCACGCAACAAGTTAACTAACAATTACGGTGCAAAGAACTAACCGAACAAGCTTGCATCGGTCAACAACAAAGAGCACTAAATTCAGTGAACTTAAAGGAAATCGAAAGGAGACCCTAACACGTGAAAATTACCTATGCCAAAAGTATGGATGGATGGAGATAAAACTCCTTGATTTGTCAAACGCTTTTGCATCCAGTGACAAATGTTTCTCTCATCTTTGACAGACCCATCGGTAACAAGAAAAATCATAGGAATTGAATCACAAGTGTTTGATAGCATATCAGCCGCCTGACAGAAATAAATAACACGCTATTGATCGTGAGAAAGGAATGCTAACCAGATTCTAATTTCTCGAACCATTTCAGAAAACACGAGAAGTTAAACGAAAAAACAAAGGAGGTTACTAACCTTTTCTAGTGGAATAAACAAATTTGTACTGCCCCCCACGGTATATTTCGTACTAATCCAAGCACTGGCCCTTTCAATCGCATCCTTTGAAGCCAACTCCATGGATGTTGAAAATTGAAAAGCCTCATTACTAAAAGCTATAATGTTAAACGAATCTTCTGGACTGACCTTAGAAAGGGCTGCAGATATTGCACTCTTGGTACTCTCGAGTGGTCTCCCTTGCATGCTTTCACTTATATCAACAACAAATACGACTTCCTTTTTGAACACCTATCAAATTTGAAAAAGGATAAGGATTATATACCGAAAAGAATAACCGAGCAGGTCAAACACATGCTACACCCACCTTCCTATTCTTCTCACTTCCAGGGAAAAGATAAATACAGAACATATCCCTTTGGTCGTAATCATATAAAGACTGCAAAAGTATGCCTCCAAATATGTTACCGGAAGAAACCTATTAAAAGAAGTAGACAAGATATGATTATCAATATCTCGATGATAACAAGTTGAGATATTCCTCATGAAAATATCATAGCTACTGATTCTTACACTATATGAGAAGCGGAAGTCAGTATTCGACCATTTGAAAATTTCAGCTTCATATAAGAAACTGAACTTCCCTTCATGGCGTCTTATTTCCTGCGAAATAAGAAACAAATCATATATTGCATCATAagccaaaaatgaaaaaaaaggagcacaatgattcaaaatcaaaatatgaaACCTTCAAAGGATGACTAGCTGCCTTGCACAAGATTCCATTTGCTACACTAGAGTTCACATTCAATTCTATCTTTTCCTTCTTCGAAATTTTCTTTATAGCAGGGGTAACATACTCTGGAAAACAAAACGGTACAGTCAACGAAAACCGGCCCGCATTATATGACAACTTCTGAGACCAACGAAGCTTAATTGAAATATTAGTACCACCATCGATctgagaattaaaaaaaaaaaaaaatcatcagaAACAAAACAACAGGGAGTTAATTCATTACAACTTCGAAGCATCTGGTATCACCTGCGGTATCGTTAAAGTAAATATATGAGGCTTCAAAAATCCTCCATCTTCTGGTCTTGCTATCTTTCCAATACCCTTACTTTCTTGTTCTCCAATCAGTTGAGTAACATAAGATTTTGTAGGAAGATCAACTTCAACACCTAGAATTGAACCCTGTTAgccaaatataatatattatttacttGATAACATTAAATAAACACAATTCCAAACACTAAAATCAAGTTAACCCAAACAGTGAATTCATTAATATTTCTCTCTTGTAGGATAAGGATTCCATTTTTAAGTCAACAAAATgaaatgaacaaaattttcataatcAAACAGCAAATAGAGCTTCATGAGctgtaaaaaaaaagaaagagagaagtaCTTTAAGCTAAGAAAAACACAAAAAAGAGATCAAAATTTGTCCATTTTCCACTAATAAGTGGAGGGAACTAACCTGGTTACCCATAGGGACAGCAATAAGACAATCACAAGAACGGCTACCCATAACGCAATGAATCCTCCACGTACCTGAAACTCCAATAATAGCGGTATCCACATAACAATCCACGTTTAAATTGACACCCATCATCTGAAGGGGAATCAAAGCCGGTGGGTCATACATTCCATGCACGTAAGGCTGGTAACTCGGCATATCCGGGTTGTCAACCATTCTCGGGTCGGATATAACAGCGTAAACCATCGGAGCTGAAGGTAAGTACCAATTCGTTGACCTCTCCATTAACGGTGGTGCCATACGACGCGCCACCGTTCTACTGTCTTTTCCTAAGTATACCCGTTTCGCTAACTTCAGACCGTCCTCCACCGCCTTTGCAAAATCCTCCGCCATTAAAGAAAACACAACGAAAACGAAaaaccctttctttctttctttttttatttctcttctttATGCAAAAGCTGGGATTACTTCGATAAATGGACTCTTGCAGTGGCGTGAGCAGTAccgaatttttttttcttttttcggtTTACTATTTTCGAGTTCATTTTTatagttagttaattaattagttttttttttttttggcgaaAGAGACcctttttatatatattgcaaCTGCGACTACGATTGGATAAAATGTTTACGTTGCGTAGGAAAATGAAGATGGTGAGGAAGATGAACTTTCAGATTAAAACGTGGCGGCATCCATTTGGCTAAGCGAAAGATTTACCATGGTTCCGCGAAGCAGTGGATACTAAACGTCCCCAACACTGAGAGACAGGTGGGCCAGTGAAAATCTGCTGACTCATTCCACGTGGCATTTGGACTGTATATAaagtatataataaattaaaaagtcGGCagattcttttatatatatataagataaagTCGGCAGATTTCACTGCCTCGATtctgtttaatatttttattttttgatggtaatttttttttttttattttagtcctaATTATAGAGCTTATAAAATTTTTGGGGAAATTATTTATATCCGAAATTAGAATATCTTGTCTCAAGGTTATTATATATTTCTCCATTTTATTACCCTTATTATTTCTGGCCATGGTTGGATTATAAGTAAAAACCTCTATGCAAAAATGCAAAATACTTGGATTCGGGTACTAGTGTTAGATATTGTTGAGGCGAGTTCGGTCTCTTTTAGAAAAAGGTATTCGTAGTGTACTCCTCAACTTCGGGAAATTCTGGTTCTTGAGATCCAGGAGGGATGTTTTCGGCAGTTGCAATCAGGTCGACGAAGGCTACTGAAAGTCTATCATTTCGGGCGGTTCAGAATCCAGGATTTTGTGTGGATCGCCTTTCTTCTGTTATGCCAAAACATTAACAGGGAATGAGAAGGCAGCCTTAGCAATGTTTGTAGCGAACATATGGAAAAAGGAGAAATCCTGGCATACTCTGTTTAGAAAATATAGTGATATATACGAGGCAAAAGCATACCTTCCAAGTTCCAGAAGAGCATTTTATTTCGGGAGATgttgcaagttagtatgctcaACTTTGCAACCTGCCAACAACAAAATCAATAGCATTAGCATCAGTTGTTTACTACTAAGAAATGCGCAGATCAAAACGCCAATGACTAGTAAAGAGTAATCGCTGCGCAGCAGCTATATTATTATCCGTAATAACTATTCACATTGCTAGTACTCGAATCAAAGTAGTAGTTGCGATCCAAAAGCATTGTCCCACCTAttttggatgaaaaaaaaaatgctagaatATTTAGAAACGAGCCTTCTCCTCCAGTCGTTTATGTTCTGAAAACCATGTCTGAGCAATCTGTCTTCTTGCTAACACCAGTTAGAGAAAACAGGAAATTATGAAGAATTTCCATGGGCAAATCATTCACGTATACCATTAACTTTGTCGGGAAAACTGCCTTGGTAGGTCCTGTATATTGTCAATGGACTTTCGATGAAAAGCGATGAAAAGCATATGCCGATGAAAACTGTCGGGAAAACTGACTTGGTATCTCCCGTACACAGGTAAAACATATACTCACCATCGATGAAAAGCGGCAGTTAGTATTGAGCAATGATGATGTCAAACCGTAACACGTG contains:
- the LOC108463027 gene encoding uncharacterized protein LOC108463027, whose translation is MAEDFAKAVEDGLKLAKRVYLGKDSRTVARRMAPPLMERSTNWYLPSAPMVYAVISDPRMVDNPDMPSYQPYVHGMYDPPALIPLQMMGVNLNVDCYVDTAIIGVSGTWRIHCVMGSRSCDCLIAVPMGNQGSILGVEVDLPTKSYVTQLIGEQESKGIGKIARPEDGGFLKPHIFTLTIPQIDGGTNISIKLRWSQKLSYNAGRFSLTVPFCFPEYVTPAIKKISKKEKIELNVNSSVANGILCKAASHPLKEIRRHEGKFSFLYEAEIFKWSNTDFRFSYSVSSGNIFGGILLQSLYDYDQRDMFCIYLFPGSEKNRKVFKKEVVFVVDISESMQGRPLESTKSAISAALSKVSPEDSFNIIAFSNEAFQFSTSMELASKDAIERASAWISTKYTVGGSTNLFIPLEKAADMLSNTCDSIPMIFLVTDGSVKDERNICHWMQKRLTNQGVLSPSIHTFGIGSFCNHYFLRMLAMIGRGEYDAAFDLDSIEVQMNKLFSKGLSTVLTNITIDAFDDREEIEVYSSRIPDLSLESPLTIYGRYQGSFPDNLKVTGILGDLSSFTMDLKIQRAKDIPLDSVLARRQIDLLTAQAWFSENKRFEEEVAKLSIQTCNISEYTRMTLLEKNKMLKTLKHFGAWKKKGDPHIVVESELPEMILLQRLSVGFGDLIATAENIRPGSQEPELPEVAKIFIKTTSNYFGGICNRCCCMGCIRCCSKMNNQCATTLTQLCTALACIGCLHCCSQSCCPNQDD